A window of the Bacillus sp. A301a_S52 genome harbors these coding sequences:
- a CDS encoding SAM-dependent methyltransferase has product MKKLINRLLECHDPPWDFAKYMKVALYDPAVGYYMKPEVKLGYKGDFYTSNHVHPVFAETLTHYFMTVIETQRLSPFICEWGAGDGQFANYALSFLQNNFPDFYEKITYIILETSPYHRKVIERKLQSHKKKTILYSSFTELTKSILSFEGIVFSNELIDAFPVHRVKKTASGLQEIKVDLQNNQLKEITVPCENRDIINWLDTYGPKLPEGYSTEVNLALKEWMNQIRSWLSKGLLVTIDYGYRNDELVQPQRKDGSIRGYKNHKLVTNPLKEPGEMDLTAHVAWDAFNQLAGELGFSTSYHGSQEQFLIKAGILTFLDPTAHLKPFSKEFKKNQAIQSLLHPAGMSAYFQVNTQSLSLKNLNNLFQHLSHS; this is encoded by the coding sequence ATGAAAAAGCTTATTAATAGGTTATTAGAATGCCATGATCCGCCTTGGGATTTTGCAAAGTACATGAAGGTTGCTTTATACGACCCTGCTGTTGGTTATTATATGAAGCCCGAAGTGAAACTAGGTTATAAAGGAGACTTTTACACTAGTAATCATGTCCACCCTGTTTTTGCAGAAACATTGACTCATTATTTTATGACTGTTATTGAGACGCAGCGATTATCGCCTTTTATTTGTGAATGGGGGGCAGGGGATGGCCAGTTTGCAAATTATGCTTTATCTTTCTTACAAAACAATTTTCCTGATTTTTACGAGAAAATAACTTATATTATTTTAGAAACGAGTCCATATCACCGAAAAGTGATTGAAAGAAAGTTGCAGTCCCACAAAAAGAAGACAATTCTTTATTCATCATTTACTGAATTAACTAAATCGATCTTATCATTCGAAGGAATTGTATTTTCTAATGAATTAATTGATGCCTTCCCTGTTCATCGAGTAAAAAAGACAGCTAGTGGACTTCAAGAAATAAAAGTGGATTTACAAAATAATCAATTAAAAGAGATAACTGTCCCATGTGAAAATAGGGATATTATTAACTGGCTTGATACCTATGGCCCTAAACTCCCTGAAGGATATTCGACTGAGGTGAATTTAGCTTTGAAGGAGTGGATGAACCAGATAAGAAGCTGGTTAAGTAAGGGGTTATTAGTTACTATTGATTATGGTTACAGAAACGATGAATTAGTTCAGCCTCAGCGTAAAGACGGATCGATTAGAGGCTATAAAAACCATAAGTTAGTGACGAATCCATTGAAAGAGCCAGGAGAAATGGATTTAACAGCTCACGTGGCATGGGATGCTTTTAATCAGTTAGCGGGAGAACTGGGATTCTCCACAAGTTATCACGGTTCTCAAGAGCAATTTTTAATAAAGGCAGGTATTTTAACATTCCTAGATCCCACAGCTCATTTGAAACCTTTCTCAAAAGAATTCAAAAAAAATCAAGCTATTCAATCACTTCTTCACCCTGCGGGGATGAGTGCTTATTTTCAAGTCAACACCCAAAGCTTATCTTTAAAAAATTTAAATAATTTATTTCAACATTTATCCCATTCTTAA
- a CDS encoding DUF2626 domain-containing protein, producing MDRMFRVCGFWTGIMAVLFMVGEMHAAAILFFAQTGMFIALSYLKLSERVYIYIFGAYLTLFFVGFTYYTTFIMVPEIGGH from the coding sequence GTGGATCGTATGTTTCGCGTTTGCGGTTTCTGGACGGGAATTATGGCTGTGCTGTTTATGGTGGGGGAAATGCATGCAGCTGCCATTCTTTTCTTCGCTCAAACCGGAATGTTTATTGCATTAAGCTACTTAAAGCTTTCCGAACGTGTATATATTTACATCTTTGGAGCATACTTAACGTTATTTTTTGTCGGTTTTACTTACTACACAACATTTATTATGGTTCCAGAAATTGGAGGCCATTAA
- a CDS encoding helix-turn-helix domain-containing protein yields the protein MEQQTLKITGVLSDPTRFSIYQYISRQHRDITVQEIADTFKIHTNVARLHLSKLEDVAMLVSETKKTGKGGRPSRFYSLSNEVISLQFPYRDFQRLSEIAIESLASFGEEGKKALIATGEKFGYESANEFVSSLGGNPEHMVPAEKVKFIEKIALNQGLNPEINFDEEKHEIVFRVFNCTFKEIAPTSLGVCQMHHAFINGIFRFFFGDIKLKEEGNMFQRNEMACTYTTVVVDS from the coding sequence ATGGAACAACAAACATTAAAGATTACCGGCGTTTTGTCGGATCCTACACGTTTTTCCATTTATCAATATATCAGTCGTCAACACCGCGATATTACCGTTCAAGAAATTGCAGATACGTTTAAAATTCATACCAATGTAGCCAGATTACATTTATCTAAACTTGAAGATGTGGCAATGTTAGTATCTGAAACCAAAAAAACTGGTAAAGGCGGGCGTCCAAGTCGTTTTTATAGCTTATCGAATGAAGTGATCAGCCTCCAATTTCCTTATAGAGATTTTCAACGACTATCCGAAATAGCTATTGAATCCCTTGCTTCTTTCGGAGAAGAAGGTAAAAAAGCCCTCATTGCGACTGGTGAAAAATTTGGTTACGAATCTGCAAATGAATTCGTTTCATCGTTGGGGGGGAACCCTGAGCACATGGTTCCCGCAGAAAAAGTGAAATTCATCGAAAAAATCGCGCTAAATCAAGGATTAAATCCGGAAATAAATTTTGATGAAGAAAAACATGAAATAGTTTTTAGAGTGTTCAATTGCACGTTTAAAGAAATAGCGCCTACAAGCTTAGGTGTCTGTCAAATGCATCACGCGTTTATTAACGGTATATTTCGCTTTTTCTTTGGAGATATAAAGTTGAAAGAAGAAGGAAACATGTTTCAACGTAATGAGATGGCATGCACTTATACTACTGTGGTCGTAGATAGCTAG
- a CDS encoding YtxH domain-containing protein, whose protein sequence is MSKMDTKDFLIGAVIGSIVGASAAMLFAPKSGRELRTDINEKAHQAKDKTVELTHAAKEKGSEYSQLAKEKSDEWSQVAKEQWSKVADRTVGISNKATQMGEDLASDVKDLMENEKAEGKKLAKQVVQEIEETKEKLKDDVEEFKNK, encoded by the coding sequence ATGAGCAAAATGGATACGAAAGATTTTCTTATAGGTGCAGTGATTGGATCAATTGTTGGAGCATCAGCTGCCATGCTATTCGCCCCAAAGTCAGGTCGCGAGTTGCGAACAGATATTAATGAAAAAGCTCATCAAGCTAAAGATAAAACAGTTGAATTAACGCATGCAGCTAAGGAAAAAGGAAGTGAATACAGCCAGCTTGCTAAAGAAAAATCTGATGAATGGTCTCAAGTGGCTAAAGAACAGTGGAGCAAAGTGGCTGACCGAACTGTCGGTATTTCAAATAAAGCGACACAAATGGGAGAAGATCTTGCTTCAGATGTGAAGGACCTCATGGAAAATGAGAAGGCAGAAGGTAAAAAACTTGCTAAGCAAGTTGTGCAAGAAATTGAAGAAACGAAAGAAAAATTAAAAGATGATGTAGAAGAATTTAAAAATAAATAA
- the tadA gene encoding Flp pilus assembly complex ATPase component TadA gives MYVVNKIHTVVNDALHLGASDIHFIPQAEHAVIRMRVDGKIKLRQKLPNHMMRKLISHLKFVSGMDIGERRRPQNRGLDMRVGEKTIRMRLSTFPSQPSETLVLRLFLHKHELTIKRLALFPSQAKLLKDLISTTSGLIIISGPTGVGKTTTLYSLLKERQNKTNENVITLEDPIEQPETHFLQMEVNEKAGVTYAVGLKNLLRHDPDIIMLGEVRDQETAKMAVRAALTGHLVVTTVHSSSATGVIKRLIDLSIPQGDLEEVLHAVVAQRLIQLACPFCSQRCSLYCGKYRDRRRAALFEILYGEALRSSLKKARFSDNTEGVPVRSMARKFNMAVALGYVHQTEHRSI, from the coding sequence ATGTATGTTGTAAATAAAATCCACACAGTCGTAAATGATGCCTTGCATCTAGGAGCTTCCGATATTCATTTTATTCCTCAAGCGGAACATGCTGTCATTCGTATGCGTGTCGACGGCAAGATAAAACTTCGGCAAAAACTTCCCAATCATATGATGAGAAAACTTATTTCACATTTGAAATTCGTTTCCGGAATGGATATTGGAGAACGTCGAAGACCGCAAAACCGTGGCCTTGATATGCGAGTAGGTGAGAAGACCATTCGTATGAGATTATCAACTTTCCCCTCACAACCTTCTGAAACCCTCGTGTTGAGACTTTTTCTTCACAAACACGAATTGACAATAAAGCGATTAGCTTTATTTCCTTCTCAAGCTAAACTCCTTAAAGATCTTATTTCAACAACTTCAGGTCTTATTATTATTTCAGGTCCTACCGGGGTAGGAAAAACAACGACACTTTATTCGTTACTAAAAGAAAGACAAAATAAAACAAATGAGAATGTAATTACATTAGAAGATCCCATAGAACAACCTGAGACACATTTTTTGCAAATGGAAGTCAATGAGAAGGCGGGGGTCACCTATGCGGTTGGTTTAAAGAATTTACTTAGGCATGACCCTGATATTATTATGCTAGGAGAAGTCCGTGATCAGGAGACAGCCAAAATGGCAGTAAGGGCTGCATTAACTGGTCATTTAGTTGTGACGACTGTACATAGCAGCTCTGCAACAGGCGTGATAAAACGATTAATTGATTTGAGTATACCTCAGGGAGATTTAGAAGAAGTGCTTCATGCTGTCGTAGCCCAACGGCTCATACAACTGGCATGTCCATTTTGTTCCCAAAGATGTTCTCTCTATTGTGGAAAGTATCGTGATAGGAGAAGAGCAGCCCTTTTTGAGATATTATATGGAGAAGCATTACGAAGCTCTTTAAAAAAGGCTAGATTTAGTGATAATACAGAAGGTGTCCCAGTTCGCTCTATGGCTCGTAAGTTTAATATGGCAGTAGCTTTGGGATATGTTCATCAAACAGAACATCGCTCAATATAG
- a CDS encoding type II secretion system F family protein has protein sequence MPHIFKNDRSRSDFLYQMSSLLNEGYTLSEAINMQIQFSDNKRKEWLKAVYSHLLLGDSLTDQLLKKGFPKEILSYLALMERYGDLREGLHRASDILKKRCEFKEKLRKVVHYPILLLSGLMVMGVIMVEGVLPQFALSFQSMNQELPVLTRVILAMSHWVRLPFFITCGVILLMVIMWFRRKPVIDQIGLALSLPLVKHYLRQILTYYFTCQFYPLLKNGFSLKETLDIIEKGAYLTFFQQEARRLRLGLEAGNNLADLVNDVVFYLPQLHTVISMGESKGDLGKECERFSEFLFHQMYENTYKVLQLFQPIILCVIGFGITLLFLSMMLPVLSIMDAW, from the coding sequence ATGCCTCACATATTTAAAAATGACCGATCGCGTAGTGATTTTCTTTATCAGATGTCATCATTACTTAATGAAGGCTACACATTGTCAGAAGCAATAAACATGCAGATACAATTCAGTGATAATAAAAGAAAGGAGTGGCTAAAAGCTGTTTATTCTCATCTCCTGCTTGGTGATTCGCTAACAGACCAATTGCTGAAGAAAGGATTTCCAAAGGAGATCTTAAGCTACTTAGCATTGATGGAAAGGTATGGTGATCTTCGTGAGGGGTTACACCGTGCATCAGACATTCTTAAAAAAAGATGTGAGTTTAAAGAAAAGCTTAGAAAAGTAGTTCATTATCCCATTTTATTGTTGAGTGGGCTTATGGTAATGGGCGTTATCATGGTGGAAGGTGTCTTACCTCAGTTTGCTCTTTCGTTTCAATCCATGAATCAGGAACTTCCTGTCCTTACTCGTGTGATACTCGCAATGAGTCACTGGGTACGTTTACCGTTTTTTATTACGTGCGGAGTGATACTTTTAATGGTTATCATGTGGTTTAGAAGGAAACCAGTTATAGATCAAATTGGTCTTGCCCTCTCCCTTCCTCTTGTGAAACATTACCTCAGACAAATCCTTACTTATTACTTCACATGTCAATTTTATCCCCTTCTCAAAAATGGTTTTTCACTTAAAGAAACATTAGATATCATAGAAAAAGGTGCCTATTTAACTTTTTTTCAACAAGAAGCGCGTCGACTTAGATTAGGTCTAGAGGCAGGGAATAACCTAGCTGATCTAGTTAATGACGTTGTATTTTATTTACCTCAATTACACACCGTTATTTCTATGGGGGAATCTAAGGGGGACCTTGGGAAAGAATGTGAAAGGTTTTCAGAATTCTTATTTCATCAAATGTACGAGAATACTTACAAAGTACTTCAATTATTTCAACCAATTATTTTGTGCGTGATCGGATTTGGTATTACACTTTTATTTCTATCCATGATGCTACCCGTATTGTCTATTATGGATGCTTGGTAA
- a CDS encoding prepilin-type N-terminal cleavage/methylation domain-containing protein yields the protein MFLKSERGFTLIEMMIVLVIISVLLLIVVPNLSKNQTVASNKGCEATIELIRTQVVAYQVENQKMPKSIDELKNDYVERTTCPDGTELTLVGDKVKKVSSP from the coding sequence ATCTTTTTAAAATCCGAAAGGGGTTTTACTCTCATAGAAATGATGATTGTCTTAGTCATTATTTCAGTACTACTCCTTATTGTAGTACCAAATTTGTCTAAAAATCAGACCGTTGCGTCTAATAAAGGATGTGAAGCGACGATTGAACTTATAAGAACACAAGTGGTGGCTTATCAAGTTGAGAATCAAAAGATGCCTAAGTCAATAGACGAGTTGAAAAATGATTATGTAGAAAGGACGACGTGTCCTGATGGTACAGAATTAACATTAGTAGGAGATAAAGTGAAGAAAGTGAGTTCACCATAA
- a CDS encoding prepilin-type N-terminal cleavage/methylation domain-containing protein: MVEHLLRKSNGFSMLELLIVLGVLSLELTISIPSVQSTKENLLLMNYLTRLEHDLYYYQLYAVTSGQRVTVHFGIDAPVYTVIVEDEVIVERSGPSELQFIEESLKLDELVFLEKGGLQRSGRITIKHGRTSYSLVFQFARGRFYFERI, translated from the coding sequence ATGGTAGAACATTTATTGAGGAAATCTAACGGTTTTTCAATGTTAGAGCTTCTCATTGTGCTTGGAGTATTATCGTTAGAATTAACTATTAGTATACCGTCGGTTCAAAGTACAAAGGAGAACCTTCTTCTAATGAATTATTTAACTAGGCTGGAACACGATTTATATTATTATCAATTATATGCAGTTACGAGTGGACAAAGAGTCACCGTACACTTTGGGATAGACGCACCGGTTTATACAGTAATAGTGGAAGACGAGGTGATTGTAGAACGCTCTGGGCCTTCAGAACTTCAATTTATTGAAGAGTCTCTAAAGTTAGATGAATTAGTGTTTCTTGAAAAAGGTGGCCTGCAAAGATCTGGACGTATTACCATCAAACATGGAAGAACATCGTATAGCCTTGTTTTTCAGTTTGCAAGGGGGCGATTTTATTTTGAGAGAATCTGA
- a CDS encoding prepilin-type N-terminal cleavage/methylation domain-containing protein, whose translation MLNQFVILIIKNKKGFSLIEAMISLFIFVVVVTLYSTIAHYWMLASHQVNTFSYEEFVFFTNHLQAEFRESEVYWVDENEEKLYIVRPLDNQIVHYEKYKNTVRRQVRGMGHEVFLQRVTDFRVVETAYGIKIEVAHKNTIWQKNLLHLPKYLTSSDRKEGKDE comes from the coding sequence GTGCTCAATCAGTTTGTCATTCTTATTATAAAAAATAAAAAAGGATTTTCTTTAATTGAAGCCATGATTAGCTTATTTATTTTCGTTGTCGTCGTCACACTTTATTCGACAATAGCTCACTATTGGATGTTAGCATCACATCAGGTGAACACATTTTCATATGAGGAATTTGTCTTTTTTACGAATCACCTACAAGCGGAATTTAGAGAAAGTGAGGTGTATTGGGTAGATGAGAATGAAGAAAAATTGTATATTGTTAGACCTCTAGACAATCAAATTGTGCACTATGAAAAATATAAAAATACAGTGAGACGGCAAGTTAGAGGGATGGGACATGAAGTTTTTTTACAGCGAGTGACAGACTTTCGGGTAGTTGAAACAGCGTACGGTATAAAGATAGAAGTAGCACATAAAAATACGATCTGGCAAAAAAACCTGCTCCATCTTCCTAAGTATCTTACCTCTAGTGATCGTAAGGAGGGGAAAGATGAATGA
- a CDS encoding YqzE family protein: MKTNDYVKYMTEQLVSYVDIPREERKEKRQLKKKNQPPISYRLFGLIPVAFRFLFNRHK; the protein is encoded by the coding sequence ATGAAAACAAATGATTATGTGAAATATATGACCGAACAATTAGTCAGTTATGTTGATATTCCTAGAGAAGAGCGAAAGGAAAAAAGACAGTTAAAAAAGAAGAACCAACCACCAATTTCTTATCGTTTATTTGGTTTAATTCCAGTCGCCTTTCGTTTTTTATTCAATCGCCATAAGTAG
- a CDS encoding DEAD/DEAH box helicase — protein MKPPIIINDSWKRQFSDALQHPASFSSWEQFNMAFQIGKQQVISTFQGLEAPKYLPTLTFHDYQYEAAEKAVQEMNGKAILADEVGLGKTIEAGLILKEYMIRGLVKKVLILAPASLVSQWCVELNSKFYIPAIEQRKKPQWEHVDIMVSSLDTAKREPHASVIKDITYDMVIIDEAHKLKNKKTKNYQFIKELQRKFCLLLTATPVQNKLSELYYLISLLKPGYLGDEESFSKHFKKREHDGELRQLIQKVMIRTRREETSMSWPKRIVETVPVFFDQNYYTVYEKLSTFKHHLKQLQAGTQAGFLTLTLQRELCSSKEAALLTLSQTLEKNTSYPTIITNMLKEIITDLSGLNTHPKAEKVLELISSWQPNEKVIIFTEYRASQLYLQWFLAQHGITSVPFRGGFKRSKKDWMKQLFKDNAQVLIATEAGGEGINLQFCHRIINYDLPWNPMRIEQRIGRVHRLGQENDVHIYHLAIDKTIEDHILHLLYKKIGLFEGVVGELDDILEKLGETSVQTHLSHIFSQSDSAGEMKVKLDHLASIMNETEGASSYASN, from the coding sequence ATGAAACCACCTATTATAATAAATGATTCTTGGAAGCGTCAATTTAGCGATGCCCTTCAACACCCTGCATCTTTTTCTAGCTGGGAACAATTTAACATGGCTTTTCAAATCGGGAAACAGCAGGTGATATCAACTTTCCAAGGTCTCGAAGCTCCAAAATATCTTCCTACTCTAACTTTTCATGACTATCAATATGAAGCAGCAGAGAAAGCTGTCCAAGAGATGAATGGGAAAGCTATTTTGGCGGATGAAGTTGGGCTTGGAAAAACCATTGAAGCTGGTTTGATTTTAAAAGAGTATATGATTCGTGGACTAGTTAAAAAAGTGTTGATCTTAGCACCAGCTTCTCTTGTAAGTCAATGGTGTGTTGAATTGAATAGTAAGTTTTATATCCCTGCCATTGAGCAACGAAAAAAACCACAGTGGGAACACGTGGATATTATGGTTTCCTCGTTAGATACTGCCAAACGAGAGCCTCATGCATCCGTGATTAAAGACATTACTTATGATATGGTCATCATCGATGAAGCTCATAAATTGAAAAATAAGAAGACTAAAAACTATCAGTTCATAAAAGAACTCCAAAGAAAATTTTGTTTATTACTTACAGCAACCCCTGTGCAGAATAAATTGTCTGAGCTTTATTACCTCATTTCTCTTTTAAAGCCTGGTTATCTTGGTGATGAAGAGAGTTTTTCGAAGCATTTTAAAAAAAGGGAGCATGACGGGGAGTTAAGGCAGTTAATTCAAAAAGTCATGATTCGAACACGTCGTGAAGAAACGTCAATGTCATGGCCTAAACGTATTGTAGAAACAGTTCCCGTCTTTTTTGATCAAAACTACTATACAGTCTACGAAAAGCTATCGACTTTTAAACACCATTTGAAACAATTACAAGCAGGTACTCAAGCTGGGTTTCTAACACTTACTCTTCAACGAGAATTATGCTCAAGTAAAGAAGCTGCATTATTGACACTTAGTCAAACGCTTGAAAAGAATACATCTTATCCAACGATAATCACTAACATGTTAAAAGAAATAATCACCGACTTATCAGGTCTTAACACTCATCCCAAAGCAGAAAAAGTGTTGGAATTAATCAGCTCATGGCAGCCCAATGAAAAGGTTATAATCTTTACAGAATATAGAGCTTCCCAGCTATATTTGCAATGGTTTTTAGCTCAACATGGCATCACTTCAGTTCCTTTTCGTGGTGGCTTTAAACGTAGTAAGAAAGATTGGATGAAGCAGCTGTTTAAAGACAATGCACAAGTATTAATTGCAACTGAAGCAGGTGGTGAAGGAATTAACCTTCAATTTTGCCATCGTATAATCAACTATGATCTTCCATGGAACCCTATGAGAATAGAGCAGCGAATAGGAAGAGTCCACAGACTAGGACAAGAAAATGATGTACACATTTACCACCTAGCCATAGACAAAACCATTGAAGATCATATCCTTCACTTATTGTATAAAAAAATTGGCCTTTTTGAGGGAGTGGTAGGAGAGCTAGATGACATATTAGAGAAACTGGGAGAGACCAGTGTTCAAACCCATCTATCTCATATTTTTTCTCAATCAGATTCAGCTGGGGAAATGAAAGTGAAATTGGATCACCTAGCATCAATTATGAATGAAACGGAAGGAGCTTCTTCTTATGCATCAAACTGA
- the gcvT gene encoding glycine cleavage system aminomethyltransferase GcvT produces the protein MSGKRTPLFTAYEKKGKLIDFGGWELPVQFSSIQEEHEAVRTKAGLFDVSHMGEIEIKGPGTLAFLQHMLTNDVEKVNIGSCQYTIMCNESGGTIDDLVLYKRSDEDVLLVVNAANIEKDFNWLKQHIFGDVQILSASDQYAQLAIQGPKAEEITQQLTNEPLSQITFFKFKDEVELAGKSVLISRTGYTGEDGFEIYCRPEDAVLLWERLIEFGTKFGILPCGLGARDTLRFEAKLALYGQELSETISPIEAGISFAVKTEKESNFIGKDVLTRQKEQGVTRKLVGLEMVEKGIPRSQYEVYKNDEKIGFITTGTQSPTLKKNIGLALIDATYKDLETEVEVQIRKRRAKAKIVKTPFYHR, from the coding sequence ATGTCAGGAAAAAGAACCCCCTTGTTCACTGCTTATGAAAAAAAAGGGAAGCTGATTGATTTTGGAGGATGGGAGCTCCCAGTTCAATTTTCTAGCATCCAAGAAGAACATGAAGCTGTTAGGACGAAGGCAGGCTTGTTTGATGTTTCTCACATGGGTGAGATTGAAATTAAAGGCCCAGGGACCCTTGCCTTTCTACAGCATATGTTGACAAATGACGTTGAGAAAGTAAATATTGGAAGTTGTCAATATACGATCATGTGTAATGAGAGTGGTGGTACTATTGACGACCTTGTCCTTTATAAGCGGTCAGATGAAGATGTGTTACTTGTTGTTAATGCTGCTAATATAGAAAAAGATTTCAACTGGTTAAAGCAGCACATTTTTGGAGATGTTCAAATTTTGAGCGCGTCTGATCAGTATGCCCAATTGGCAATCCAGGGGCCAAAAGCTGAAGAAATAACTCAACAGCTTACGAATGAGCCTTTAAGTCAGATAACATTTTTTAAGTTTAAAGATGAGGTAGAGCTCGCTGGAAAGTCAGTACTCATTTCTCGAACTGGCTACACTGGTGAAGATGGTTTTGAAATATATTGTCGCCCTGAAGATGCCGTATTATTATGGGAGCGGTTAATAGAGTTTGGAACAAAATTTGGGATATTACCTTGTGGGTTAGGAGCTCGAGATACACTAAGGTTTGAGGCGAAATTAGCACTTTACGGACAAGAATTATCTGAAACTATTTCTCCAATAGAAGCAGGTATAAGCTTCGCAGTCAAAACAGAAAAGGAATCAAATTTTATCGGCAAGGATGTTTTAACACGGCAGAAAGAGCAAGGTGTAACACGTAAGCTTGTAGGACTTGAGATGGTTGAAAAAGGTATCCCACGTTCTCAATACGAGGTCTATAAAAACGATGAGAAAATAGGGTTCATTACAACTGGTACGCAATCTCCCACATTAAAGAAAAATATAGGATTGGCTTTAATAGATGCCACATATAAAGATTTAGAAACTGAGGTAGAGGTACAAATCAGGAAACGACGTGCAAAAGCTAAGATTGTTAAAACACCTTTTTATCACAGATAA
- the gcvPA gene encoding aminomethyl-transferring glycine dehydrogenase subunit GcvPA: MDKFRYLPMTEKDQQNMMKEIGVASIEDLFADIPKEVRFKGDLPIKQALDETALIKEMTSLAEKNTHIKDCPSFLGAGVYEHYIPSVVNHMLLRSEFFTAYTPYQPEISQGELQAIFEFQTMICELTGMDIANSSMYDGPTALAEAAMMSAAHTKKSEILVSKTVHPEAREVLKTSAKGQNLTVVEIEEKEGITDLDQLEAKVNENTASVIVQYPNFFGQIEDLASIEAIAHKEKALFIVSSNPLSLGILQPPGEYNADVVVGDAQPFGIPTQLGGPHCGYFAVTKKLMRKVPGRLVGQTTDDHGQRGFVLTLQAREQHIRREKATSNICSNQALNALAASITMSALGKQGVSELAEQNVQKAYYAKKQLQKNGIKVSGAQPFFNEFVIELSSPVDRINKKLFDEGIIGGLDLSRFYPDRTNQMLIAVTELRTKEEIDHLVAVLGENNE; the protein is encoded by the coding sequence ATGGATAAATTTCGTTACTTGCCGATGACAGAGAAAGATCAGCAAAACATGATGAAGGAAATTGGGGTGGCCTCTATTGAGGATTTATTTGCTGATATTCCGAAAGAGGTACGTTTTAAAGGAGATTTGCCGATAAAACAAGCGTTAGATGAAACGGCACTTATTAAAGAAATGACCTCCCTTGCTGAAAAAAATACCCATATAAAAGATTGTCCATCATTTTTAGGGGCAGGTGTTTACGAACACTATATTCCTTCAGTCGTTAATCATATGTTACTCAGATCTGAATTTTTTACTGCTTATACGCCTTATCAGCCCGAGATTTCTCAAGGGGAATTGCAAGCTATTTTTGAATTTCAAACAATGATTTGTGAATTGACCGGAATGGATATAGCTAATTCCTCCATGTATGATGGGCCAACAGCTCTTGCAGAAGCTGCCATGATGAGTGCTGCCCATACGAAAAAGAGTGAAATACTCGTGTCTAAAACCGTTCATCCTGAAGCACGTGAGGTTCTTAAAACAAGTGCAAAGGGTCAAAATCTTACTGTAGTTGAGATTGAAGAAAAAGAGGGAATAACTGATCTAGATCAGCTAGAAGCAAAAGTTAATGAAAATACAGCTAGTGTTATCGTTCAATATCCAAACTTTTTTGGACAAATAGAAGATTTAGCAAGTATCGAAGCGATTGCACATAAAGAGAAAGCGTTGTTCATTGTATCTAGTAATCCACTTAGCCTTGGTATTCTTCAGCCGCCAGGTGAGTATAATGCCGATGTCGTGGTCGGTGATGCTCAACCATTTGGTATTCCCACACAACTAGGTGGCCCTCATTGTGGCTATTTTGCTGTTACGAAAAAGCTTATGCGCAAAGTGCCAGGACGACTAGTTGGACAAACGACTGACGATCATGGGCAACGGGGATTTGTTCTTACGCTTCAGGCAAGGGAACAGCATATTCGTCGAGAAAAAGCGACGAGCAATATTTGCTCTAATCAAGCATTAAATGCGTTAGCTGCCTCTATCACTATGAGTGCTTTAGGAAAGCAAGGTGTTAGTGAACTAGCAGAACAAAATGTTCAGAAAGCGTATTATGCCAAAAAACAATTACAAAAAAACGGGATAAAGGTGTCAGGAGCACAGCCATTTTTTAACGAGTTTGTCATTGAGTTATCATCACCAGTAGACAGGATAAATAAAAAACTGTTTGATGAAGGTATTATTGGTGGCTTGGACCTTTCCAGATTTTATCCGGATAGGACTAACCAAATGCTTATTGCAGTGACCGAATTACGTACAAAAGAAGAGATTGATCATCTCGTAGCTGTATTGGGGGAGAACAATGAGTAA